A genomic stretch from Erysipelothrix sp. HDW6C includes:
- the uxuA gene encoding mannonate dehydratase, whose translation MKMTLRWFGTGYDSVTLEQIRQIPGVTGVITTLYDTKPGEVWTQEAIHALKEEVEASGLKIEGIESVNVHDDIKAGTDKRDMYIDNYIESLENLGKEGIDMVCYNFMPVFDWTRSDLAKMREDGSTVLSYDQAIIDEIDIDNIFASIDEKSNGFVLPGWEPERMEHIKELFALYSTVSEEDLFNNLVYFLERIMPTCEKYGIKMAIHPDDPAWPVFGLPRIITNKENLVRLMKAVDNKHNGVTFCSGSYGSNPKNDLVEMIHALEGRIHFAHVRNIIYLGDKKFDEAAHLSSDGSLDMYRIMEALYDTGFDGPVRPDHGRAIWGEIAMPGYGLYDRAIGASYLNGIWESLTKTK comes from the coding sequence ATGAAAATGACATTAAGATGGTTCGGAACAGGCTATGATAGCGTTACATTGGAACAAATTCGTCAAATCCCTGGAGTGACAGGTGTAATCACAACACTTTACGATACAAAACCTGGTGAAGTGTGGACACAAGAAGCAATTCACGCTCTTAAAGAGGAAGTAGAAGCTTCAGGATTAAAGATTGAAGGAATTGAAAGTGTAAACGTACATGATGATATTAAAGCTGGAACTGATAAACGCGATATGTATATTGACAACTATATCGAAAGTTTGGAAAACCTCGGTAAAGAAGGCATTGATATGGTGTGTTATAACTTTATGCCAGTATTTGATTGGACTCGCTCCGATTTAGCAAAAATGCGTGAAGATGGATCAACAGTATTATCCTACGATCAAGCAATCATTGATGAAATCGATATTGATAATATCTTTGCATCCATTGATGAAAAGTCGAATGGATTTGTATTGCCTGGTTGGGAACCTGAACGTATGGAACATATTAAAGAACTCTTTGCATTATACAGTACTGTAAGCGAAGAAGATCTCTTTAATAACCTTGTTTATTTCCTTGAACGCATTATGCCAACATGTGAAAAATACGGTATTAAGATGGCAATTCACCCTGATGATCCAGCATGGCCAGTCTTTGGGTTACCACGTATTATCACAAATAAAGAAAACTTAGTTCGTTTGATGAAAGCTGTCGATAACAAACACAATGGTGTTACATTCTGCAGTGGTTCATACGGATCAAATCCTAAAAACGATCTTGTTGAAATGATTCACGCTTTAGAAGGACGTATTCATTTCGCGCATGTACGTAACATTATCTATCTTGGTGACAAGAAATTTGATGAAGCAGCACATTTATCATCCGATGGTTCACTGGATATGTACCGCATTATGGAAGCATTGTATGATACAGGATTCGATGGCCCCGTTCGTCCTGATCATGGACGCGCAATTTGGGGTGAAATCGCAATGCCAGGTTATGGACTTTACGACCGTGCAATTGGTGCATCCTACCTCAATGGTATTTGGGAAAGTTTAACGAAGACGAAGTAA
- a CDS encoding bifunctional 4-hydroxy-2-oxoglutarate aldolase/2-dehydro-3-deoxy-phosphogluconate aldolase: MTTITEQIKNIGIVPVVKLDDAKDAIPLAKALIEGGLPCAEVTFRTDAAYESIRLIAETYPEMLVGAGTVLTTEQVDASIEAGAKFIVSPGLNPKIVKYCIEKNIPIFPGCANASDIEQAIECGLEVVKFFPAEVNGGLDAINALSGPYPNMKFMPTGGVNLKNMMRYLSSDKIIACGGTWMVSDALIKSGNYDEIVRISQEAVNQMIDLRLDGMESSNDAVLSILDIERTSHYVVSTTHLSRAMYNLASKGYEFTTPKMESGHMSSEIVGKNIKLIER; the protein is encoded by the coding sequence ATGACAACTATTACAGAGCAAATTAAAAATATCGGAATTGTTCCCGTTGTTAAATTGGACGACGCAAAGGATGCAATTCCACTCGCAAAGGCGCTTATTGAAGGGGGACTTCCGTGTGCGGAGGTAACCTTTCGTACAGATGCTGCTTACGAATCCATTCGTTTGATTGCGGAAACATACCCAGAAATGCTTGTTGGAGCAGGAACAGTTCTTACAACGGAACAGGTGGATGCATCCATCGAAGCGGGCGCAAAGTTCATAGTAAGCCCAGGATTGAATCCTAAAATTGTTAAATATTGCATTGAGAAAAACATCCCAATTTTTCCAGGATGTGCGAATGCCTCGGATATTGAGCAAGCAATCGAGTGTGGATTGGAAGTCGTAAAATTCTTTCCCGCTGAAGTGAATGGCGGATTGGATGCCATTAATGCACTCTCAGGACCGTATCCAAATATGAAATTCATGCCAACAGGTGGTGTCAATCTTAAGAATATGATGCGCTATTTGAGCAGTGATAAAATCATTGCGTGTGGTGGTACGTGGATGGTCAGTGATGCTTTGATAAAATCTGGGAATTATGATGAGATTGTAAGAATTTCGCAAGAAGCTGTTAACCAAATGATCGATTTACGTTTGGATGGTATGGAATCTTCGAATGACGCTGTTTTAAGCATTCTTGATATTGAACGCACATCACACTATGTTGTATCAACAACACATCTATCACGTGCAATGTACAACCTGGCTTCAAAAGGTTATGAATTTACAACACCAAAAATGGAGTCAGGTCACATGAGCAGTGAAATTGTAGGAAAAAATATTAAATTAATTGAACGTTAA
- a CDS encoding sugar kinase: MKVVTFGEIMLRLAPHGYYRFTQAHDYEATFGGGEANVAVSLANYGDEARFVTKLPTHEIGDSAVNDLRANGVDTDFITRGGERVGIYFLEKGASQRASNVIYDRAHSSIATAKPEDFDWDAIFTDADWFHFTGITPALGDNVAAICEEACKVAKAKGVRISCDLNYRKKLWSTKEASETMTKLAKYIDVLIANEEDSEKVFGIKSHATDVTAGSLNREGYIDVAKQLKEKFNFEYVAITLRESITANDNRWGAMVYVDQKPYFSKQYDIHIVDRVGGGDSFAGGLIYALMHGYEPQEAVDFAVAASCLKHSIEGDYNRVSVAEVTALAAGDGTGRVQR; encoded by the coding sequence ATGAAAGTAGTAACATTTGGAGAAATCATGCTCCGTCTTGCACCCCATGGGTACTATCGCTTTACACAAGCACATGATTATGAGGCAACTTTTGGAGGCGGAGAGGCAAACGTCGCTGTTTCACTGGCAAACTATGGTGATGAAGCACGTTTTGTAACCAAACTCCCTACTCACGAAATTGGCGACAGTGCCGTAAATGATTTGCGTGCCAATGGTGTTGATACAGATTTCATCACGCGTGGTGGTGAACGTGTCGGGATCTACTTCCTTGAAAAAGGCGCATCTCAACGTGCATCGAATGTCATTTATGACCGAGCACATTCTTCAATTGCAACTGCAAAACCAGAAGACTTCGATTGGGACGCAATTTTCACGGACGCAGATTGGTTCCATTTTACAGGAATCACCCCAGCTTTGGGCGATAATGTCGCTGCAATCTGTGAAGAGGCCTGCAAAGTTGCCAAGGCAAAGGGTGTGCGAATCAGTTGTGATCTCAATTACCGAAAGAAACTTTGGTCAACCAAAGAAGCATCGGAAACAATGACAAAACTCGCCAAATACATCGATGTCTTGATTGCAAATGAAGAAGATTCCGAAAAAGTATTTGGAATTAAATCCCATGCAACAGACGTTACTGCGGGATCATTGAACCGTGAAGGATACATTGATGTCGCAAAACAACTTAAAGAAAAATTCAATTTTGAATATGTAGCAATCACACTTCGTGAGAGCATTACTGCCAATGATAACCGTTGGGGAGCGATGGTTTATGTCGATCAAAAACCATATTTCTCAAAACAATATGATATCCATATTGTCGACCGTGTTGGTGGTGGGGATTCATTTGCTGGAGGACTTATTTATGCACTAATGCATGGTTATGAACCGCAAGAAGCAGTTGATTTTGCAGTTGCGGCAAGTTGTCTGAAACACTCAATTGAAGGTGATTACAACCGCGTTAGCGTGGCTGAAGTAACAGC